AAAGGTCTTGCCGCTGAAGCACAGCGGCCGGACAGTGATCGCGTGCCGAGTCAGTGAGATTTCCGGGCCGACTTCATAGAACTTCATCTGCCGGATTCCGGCCGCTTCGTTTTCCGCCGCGTCAATCACGCCCGTCTGGATCGCGTTGTAGATCTCGCTGTACGAAATCACGGTCGGCGACGCGCTGATTGCCTGAAAGATCCGAGTCTGAATCGGAGCCCCCATGACTCGCAGAGTCAAACCCTTCAGATCGGCCATCGTCGTGACCGGCCTGTTGACGATCAGATTGCGCGTGCCGCCGCCGGCGTAACCGATAATCATCACATCGGCCTTCCGTCGAACTTCATCGACGATCGGCTGAAACGCGTCACTTTCCAGAACCGCGTTCCAGTGGTCCAGGTCGCGGAACAGAAACGGCATGTCCATCAGCGGAGCCGCATCGGAAAACGTCGACATGTGCGCCGGCGAAACGATGCCATAGTCCACCGACAGGCCCTGACTCATGTACGCGAAATAGTCCTTCTCCAGTCCCAGTTCACTGTTCAGATACACTTCAAACTCAACAGGTCCGTCGTAGTACTCCTTCACCAGTTCCTCGAACCTGCGAATGGTGCGCGTGAATGCGTGCTTCTCGTCGAACTGGGACGCGCCCCGCAGCGTGATCGTCTCCGTCGATCCACCAACCCCGCTTCCTGCGCCTTTGTTTCGGTGACTGCCGGAGCGCAGCACCAACACGGAGATGCCGACGGTCAGCAGCGCCGCCAGCAGAACGATGAGTGCGGTGGATTTCATGCG
This is a stretch of genomic DNA from Planctomycetaceae bacterium. It encodes these proteins:
- a CDS encoding TRAP transporter substrate-binding protein, with protein sequence MKSTALIVLLAALLTVGISVLVLRSGSHRNKGAGSGVGGSTETITLRGASQFDEKHAFTRTIRRFEELVKEYYDGPVEFEVYLNSELGLEKDYFAYMSQGLSVDYGIVSPAHMSTFSDAAPLMDMPFLFRDLDHWNAVLESDAFQPIVDEVRRKADVMIIGYAGGGTRNLIVNRPVTTMADLKGLTLRVMGAPIQTRIFQAISASPTVISYSEIYNAIQTGVIDAAENEAAGIRQMKFYEVGPEISLTRHAITVRPLCFSGKTFDRLPPDLQSAILRAGREAGAYGRHLESTEDSEVLQAMEAEGKLRLHPFTQRDELLNLAEPVKAAYAKEIGADEVYARVNAVESASGDSR